The Naumovozyma dairenensis CBS 421 chromosome 11, complete genome genome includes a window with the following:
- the APE1 gene encoding metalloaminopeptidase APE1 (similar to Saccharomyces cerevisiae LAP4 (YKL103C); ancestral locus Anc_2.478), producing MEEQREILDQLKKTLEMLTMDATEKSTTNTSSSASSTTSSNNATISNDDYVSIKHTYEDCAQEFINFQYKNPTTYHVVDHISNLLLSKGFKYLCEKGNWDACANGSKGGKFFTVRNGSNLVAWIVGDKWQYKRGVGAVASHIDSLTVKLKPVSTKENVGGYEMLGVAPYGGTLNEAWLDRDLGIAGRVYIRTPGEDEIKAVLIDSTPHPIAKIPSLAPHFGKPSEGPFDKEDQMVPVIGFTAADDDDEPPANEKEKTSPLYGKHPIKLLRYVAKLANVKVCQLIQLDLDLFDVQKGTLGGLNNEFIFAPRVDDRLCSFAAAICLAHFAENLDIANMETFNAVALFDNEEIGSLSRQGAKGGLLESVVGRVATARNKRDVPPDMRTLFANSIILSADVNHLFNPNFKDVYLKDHAPKPNYGITLSLDPNGHMATDSVGVTFIEELARGNNDKVQYFQIKNNSRSGGTIGPSLACQTGARTIDLGIAQLSMHSIRAATGTRDVGLGIKFFRNFFDNWRTVYDKFADL from the coding sequence ATGGAAGAACAACGTGAAATTTTAGatcaattaaagaagacATTGGAAATGTTGACTATGGATGCGACTGAAAAGTCTACCACCAATAcctcatcatcagcatctTCCACTACTTCTAGCAACAACGCAACCATCTCCAACGACGATTACGTTTCCATAAAACACACATATGAAGATTGTGCTCAagaattcatcaatttccaATACAAAAACCCAACAACATACCACGTAGTGGACCATATTTCCAActtgttattatcaaaGGGTTTTAAATACTTATGTGAAAAGGGTAATTGGGATGCTTGTGCCAATGGTTCCAAAGGTGGTAAATTCTTCACTGTAAGAAACGGTTCCAATCTTGTAGCATGGATTGTAGGTGACAAATGGCAATACAAACGTGGTGTTGGTGCCGTTGCATCTCATATTGATTCCTTAACTGTTAAATTAAAGCCTGTATCCACCAAGGAAAACGTCGGTGGATATGAAATGTTAGGTGTCGCTCCATATGGTGGTACTTTGAATGAAGCTTGGTTGGATAGAGATTTAGGGATTGCCGGTAGAGTTTATATTAGAACTCCaggtgaagatgaaattaaagCTGTTTTGATTGATTCTACTCCTCATCCTATTGCGAAGATTCCTTCTTTGGCTCCACATTTTGGTAAGCCATCTGAAGGTCCTTTCGATAAGGAGGATCAAATGGTTCCTGTTATTGGATTCACTGCagctgatgatgatgatgaaccTCCTGctaatgaaaaggaaaagacTTCTCCATTGTATGGTAAGCATCCTATTAAGTTACTTAGATATGTTGCTAAGTTGGCAAATGTTAAAGTTTGtcaattaattcaattggATTTGGATTTATTTGATGTTCAAAAGGGTACTCTTGGTGGGTTAaacaatgaatttatttttgcTCCACGTGTGGATGATAGATTATGTAGTTTTGCTGCTGCCATTTGTCTTGCTCATTTTGCTGAAAATTTGGATATTGCCAATATGGAAACATTCAATGCTGTTGCATTATtcgataatgaagaaattggtTCTTTATCAAGACAAGGTGCTAAAGGTGGGTTATTAGAATCTGTTGTAGGTCGTGTTGCTACAGCAAGAAACAAGAGAGATGTTCCACCAGATATGCGTACATTATTTGCTAATTCTATCATATTATCAGCAGATGTCAACCATCTTTTCAAtccaaatttcaaagatgTTTATTTGAAAGACCATGCACCAAAGCCAAATTATGGTATTACATTATCATTGGATCCAAATGGTCATATGGCTACAGATTCCGTGGGTGTTACattcattgaagaattagcTCGTGGTAATAATGATAAGGTACAATACTTCCAAATCAAGAACAATTCAAGATCAGGTGGTACCATTGGTCCATCTTTAGCTTGTCAAACTGGTGCTAGAACCATTGATTTGGGTATTGCTCAATTATCTATGCATAGTATTAGAGCCGCTACGGGGACGAGAGATGTTGGTTTAGGTATTAAATTCTTTAGAAATTTCTTTGACAATTGGAGAACAGTCTACGACAAGTTTGCTGATTTGTAG
- the NDAI0K02720 gene encoding uncharacterized protein, with product MIRSLSSSSSSSSPISSSSLLTLRNIRYFSSLIKNIPLAPADKILGLTSEFNHDQNNKKVNLTVGIYKDAFGKVTPFPSVRQAQNLLNKNHSNSKYNNLSYLPITGCKDFETNVTNFLFNDSINKPTLIEDNRISFIQTLSGTGAISIASTFITKFLSNEIIIPNYSWANHSNILQKNGFKNNINHYPYYDPITGKLSINKWKQYLRSTHSSKSTMPRSILLHASCHNPTGVDPTLKQWEEIIDIIHELKMIPIIDMAYQGLETGNLFQDCQLLKLCLDESRYPKGWKNGLFLCQSFAKNMGLYGERVGSLSIVLPPGQEEGSPESVMKDKINSQLKRIVRGMYSSPPGYGSKIANIILSEPDLKLRWIKDVKFMVDRLNQVRLMLYERLNWNDLINNELIMGCLFH from the coding sequence ATGATACGTTCactatcatcatcatcctcgtcatcatcaccaaTCTCATCAAGTTCCTTACTGACGCTAAGAAATATCAGGTATTTCTCTTCATTGATCAAGAACATCCCATTGGCTCCCGCTGATAAGATATTAGGTTTAACATCTGAATTCAATCATGAccaaaacaataaaaagGTTAACCTAACAGTAGGAATTTACAAAGATGCCTTTGGTAAAGTAACTCCCTTCCCCTCGGTACGTCAAGCTCAAAATCTActaaataaaaatcattccaactcaaaatataataatttatcatatcTACCAATAACAGGTTGTAAAGATTTCGAAACCAATGTAACTAACTTCCTATTCAATGACTCTATAAATAAACCAACCCTAATTGAAGACAATAGAATATCATTCATTCAAACATTAAGTGGTACAGGTGCCATCTCTATAGCTTCCACtttcattacaaaattcttatcaaatgaaatcatAATACCAAATTATTCCTGGGCAAACCATTCAAACATCCTCCAAAAAAAtggtttcaaaaataatatcaatcaTTACCCATATTATGATCCAATCACGGgcaaattatcaataaataaatggAAACAATACCTTCGATCCACTCATTCATCTAAATCCACTATGCCAAGATCCATCCTATTACACGCATCGTGTCATAACCCAACTGGTGTAGACCCAACATTGAAACAGTGGgaagaaataatagatataatacatgaattgaaaatgatccCTATAATCGATATGGCATATCAAGGTCTTGAAACAGGAAATTTGTTCCAAGATTgtcaattattaaaattatgtCTTGATGAATCTCGATATCCTAAAGGTTGGAAAAATGGATTATTCTTATGTCAATCTTTTGCTAAGAATATGGGACTTTATGGTGAAAGAGTTGGATCTTTAAGTATTGTTTTACCTCCGGGGCAGGAAGAAGGTTCTCCTGAATCCGTTATGAAAGATAAGATTAACTCTCAATTGAAACGGATTGTTAGAGGTATGTATTCTTCACCACCAGGGTATGGTTCTAAGATTgcaaatattatattgtctGAACCGGATTTGAAACTGAGATGGATTAAAGATGTTAAATTTATGGTTGATAGATTAAATCAAGTTAGATTGATGCTTTATGAAAGATTGAATTGGAATGACTTGATTAATAATGAACTAATCATGGGATGTTTATTTCACTAG
- the NDAI0K02730 gene encoding uncharacterized protein, whose product MKSLHNPIVSSTSTWETTSNSNSNSSSTSSNTYNIPTVTETVQDQQSHKVTHSSLIRLQKLQSPTNSYLNDIIFIFLICSSQFITLASASQAILQMDSLSVWFKIPPTSTLQLGWVNASFAMTCGAFIILAGKLCDILNPRIIFISGYVWFSLWTLITGFASYVPKNMIFLYICRGCQGIGGALLFPSALILLNQYYTVPEPSPSQSQSKSPTTSAPSPSHDIEKNLSSDDDNDGDSSIADDSDIICTSKSIAFSLYGACAPLGIVIGGIFSAIFTQLATWPWNYWSMSIVTTLLSILSYFYVVVPIPVEKLDSNPNSLKNWKNFDFLGVILGISALILFGVSWDQATMYKFKTIHVYLTLLFSLVSFIAMIIWEYYFNNPIIPIRQIHPGTIKALLVVFFSYISFTQWLFYTWKLFTEVKDNSPILGSVKFIPLSVAGIISATFSILLIVKRVPVQIRLLAGASSFLLSHILLLTCKLDSSYWTYQFFSIISISIGLDISFPSATLLLTNGIPPEIQGICAALVGSVLNYGTAIGPPIAQTIIQYQCESCMSDPHDKKAFLKGIHIAGAVGVGCSGIAVLIGIYGTITEYSWKTKGFSKKCIK is encoded by the coding sequence ATGAAATCTTTACATAATCCCATTGTTTCGTCGACTTCAACTTGGGAAACAACTTCAAACTCAAATTCAAACTCATCTTCCACATCATCAAATACCTATAATATTCCTACAGTAACTGAGACTGTTCAAGATCAACAATCACATAAAGTGACACATTCCTCATTGATAAGATTACAGAAATTACAATCGCCAAcaaattcatatttaaatgatataatattcatattcCTCATTTGCTCAAGTCAATTCATCACATTAGCTTCCGCCTCTCAGGCAATCTTACAAATGGATTCACTTTCCGTATGGTTTAAAATACCACCTACATCAACATTACAACTAGGTTGGGTCAATGCATCCTTCGCCATGACATGTGGAGCTTTCATAATACTAGCAGGGAAATTATGTGATATTTTAAATCcaagaataatattcatcTCAGGGTACGTTTGGTTCTCTCTATGGACTTTAATTACTGGGTTCGCTTCGTATGTCCCCAAGAATATGatctttttatatatttgtagGGGTTGCCAAGGTATAGGAGGTGCTCTTTTGTTTCCCAGTGCATTAATCttattaaatcaatattataCGGTACCAGAACCATCGCCATCGCAGTCCCAGTCGAAGTCCCCTACAACTTCAGCTCCGTCTCCATCTCAtgatatagaaaaaaatttatcatcagatgatgataacgaCGGTGATAGTTCTATTGCTGATGACAGCGATATTATTTGTACAAGTAAATCAATTGCATTCTCATTATATGGTGCATGTGCACCTTTAGGAATTGTCATTGGTGGTATATTTTCTGCAATTTTCACACAATTGGCCACATGGCCTTGGAATTATTGGTCCATGTCCATCGTCACCACACTCTTAAGTATCTTAAGTTATTTTTACGTTGTAGTACCAATCCCAGTGGAAAAATTAGATTCAAATCCCAActctttaaaaaattggaaaaatttcGATTTTCTTGGTGTCATTTTGGGGATTAGTGcattaattttatttggtGTTTCGTGGGATCAGGCAACAATGTATAAATTCAAGACAATCCATGTTTATCTAACATTACTATTCTCGTTAGTATCATTTATTGCAATGATCATATgggaatattattttaataATCCGATAATACCAATCAGACAAATTCATCCAGGTACAATTAAAGCCTTATTAGtggtatttttttcatacATTTCATTTACTCAATGGTTATTTTATACATGGAAACTATTTACAGAGGTGAAAGATAACTCACCGATATTAGGTTCAGTGAAATTCATCCCTTTATCTGTTGCAGGGATAATTTCAGCCACATTCTCGATCCTATTAATTGTCAAGAGAGTCCCCGTTCAAATCAGATTATTAGCTGGAGCAAGTTCATTCCTTTTATCTCACATTTTGTTATTAACTTGTAAATTAGATTCATCATATTGGACATATCAATTCTTTTCCATAATAAGTATATCAATTGGGTTAGATATATCATTCCCAAGTGCCACATTATTGTTAACGAATGGGATCCCACCAGAGATTCAAGGTATATGTGCTGCGCTTGTCGGGTCAGTACTAAATTATGGTACAGCCATTGGTCCACCAATTGCTCAAACTATCATTCAATACCAATGTGAAAGTTGTATGAGTGATCCACATGATAAAAAAGCATTTTTGAAAGGTATTCATATTGCTGGTGCTGTTGGAGTTGGATGTAGTGGTATTGCTGTTTTGATTGGAATTTATGGGACCATTACTGAATATTCATGGAAGACTAAGGGGTTCTCCAAGAAATgtatcaaataa
- the NNF1 gene encoding MIND complex subunit NNF1 (similar to Saccharomyces cerevisiae NNF1 (YJR112W); ancestral locus Anc_7.489) has protein sequence MHDLYTVWKDSIHINEWKRITKGKVHMTGSQKIRYIRLNQVFNKALNQSLTKLERWDKLSSCFPEYSQTEEGVSNLINCQRQVIEFWRGLCKREFDDILKERNVKVKLDELDDLILEARESLQKQMHDNQDERHTKNNDDDNNHKILLEDLKPEELISLNLYSQRNKTISELNKRLSKLNDINKQLEDELEALLNELQSECDEVKQLSEDNLGGKIINDKPDEILMQGLNDMLLELREKY, from the coding sequence ATGCATGATCTGTATACTGTATGGAAAGACTCGATTCatattaatgaatggaAACGAATAACGAAAGGAAAAGTGCACATGACAGGATCACAAAAGATACGATATATTCGATTGAATCAAGTTTTCAATAAGGCTTTAAATCAATCATTGACTAAATTAGAAAGATGGGATAAATTAAGTTCATGTTTCCCAGAGTATTCTCAGACTGAAGAAGGTGTTTCtaatttgattaattgTCAAAGGCAAGTCATTGAATTTTGGAGAGGATTATGTAAGCGagaatttgatgatatcTTGAAGGAAAGGAATGTTAAGGTGAAATTGGATGAGTTGGATGACTTGATTCTTGAAGCTAGAGAGTCATTGCAAAAGCAAATGCATGATAATCAGGATGAGAGAcatacaaaaaataatgatgatgataataatcaCAAAATTCTTCTCGAGGATTTAAAACCGGAGGAACTTATATCTCTAAATTTATATAGCCAAAGGAACAAAACAATATCAGAACTTAATAAGAGATTGagtaaattgaatgatattaataaacaattagaagatgaactTGAAGCATTACTGAATGAATTACAATCCGAATGTGATGAAGTGAAACAATTATCAGAGGATAATCTAGGCGGAAAGATAATAAACGACAAACCAGACGAGATTCTAATGCAAGGTCTAAATGATATGTTATTAGAACTACGAGAGAAATATTAA